One window from the genome of Luteitalea sp. encodes:
- a CDS encoding glycosyltransferase produces the protein MGDIAIFHDNFAQMGGAERVAAALTAALPGARLHTTLAATAKLIPALRDREIRTTWMQHLPEPGRYYRHYFLLYPFAIEGADLRAYDLVVSSCFGYAKGVRTRPDALHVCYCHTPTRWIWRRDDYLARERFSRLEKRALSMVLAPLRRWDLHAATRPDFFVTNSQVVAERIRTCYGRNATVIPPPIDVDRFRISRETGDFYLIVARMSAYKRIDLAVQACNLLRRKLIVIGDGPDRARLQQMAGPTVTFMGRQPDDVVTEAASTCRALLFPGEEDFGMAPLEVNASGRPVVAWRGGGAAETVREDETGVFFDAPTPESLAHAIERLERREWAPDRLRSHAAAYDRPVFVRRIRDFLHTVAPSGHVRRLLAAHG, from the coding sequence GTGGGCGACATCGCGATCTTTCACGACAATTTCGCGCAGATGGGCGGCGCCGAGCGCGTGGCCGCCGCGCTGACGGCCGCGCTGCCCGGCGCCAGGCTGCACACGACGCTCGCAGCGACCGCGAAGCTCATTCCCGCCCTGCGCGACCGAGAGATTCGCACGACATGGATGCAGCACCTGCCAGAGCCGGGTCGCTATTATCGGCACTACTTCCTGCTGTACCCGTTCGCGATCGAGGGGGCCGACCTGCGGGCGTACGATCTCGTCGTATCGAGTTGCTTCGGGTACGCAAAGGGCGTGCGCACGCGACCCGACGCGCTGCACGTCTGCTACTGCCACACGCCGACGCGGTGGATCTGGCGCCGCGACGACTATCTCGCGCGCGAGCGATTCAGCCGTCTAGAGAAGCGCGCACTGTCCATGGTGCTCGCGCCACTCCGGCGATGGGATCTCCACGCGGCGACACGGCCGGATTTCTTCGTGACGAACTCCCAGGTCGTGGCCGAACGGATTCGCACCTGTTACGGCCGCAACGCGACGGTCATTCCCCCGCCGATCGATGTCGATCGGTTCCGAATCAGCCGTGAGACGGGGGATTTCTACCTGATCGTGGCCCGCATGTCCGCGTACAAGCGCATCGATCTCGCGGTGCAGGCGTGCAACCTGCTGCGACGGAAGCTGATCGTGATCGGTGATGGCCCAGACCGGGCACGGCTCCAGCAGATGGCCGGGCCAACGGTCACGTTCATGGGAAGACAGCCTGACGACGTGGTGACCGAGGCGGCGTCGACCTGTCGAGCGTTGCTCTTCCCCGGCGAAGAAGACTTCGGGATGGCGCCACTCGAGGTCAACGCGTCCGGCAGGCCGGTCGTCGCCTGGCGGGGCGGCGGGGCAGCGGAAACCGTGCGTGAGGACGAGACCGGCGTGTTCTTCGATGCGCCCACGCCGGAATCGCTCGCACACGCGATCGAACGGCTCGAGCGCCGCGAGTGGGCGCCCGACAGACTGCGTTCGCATGCGGCGGCATACGACCGGCCCGTCTTCGTGCGGCGGATTCGCGACTTCTTGCACACCGTGGCGCCCTCGGGCCACGTGAGAAGGCTGTTGGCTGCGCATGGCTGA